One genomic segment of Amycolatopsis sp. WQ 127309 includes these proteins:
- a CDS encoding ABC transporter ATP-binding protein — MTIAPPRPRQELPPAETVGWVRRLSAAAWEHRATVVLSLVAAMLSVGVQAASPLLVRAAVDDAVAGQTGALPGIAVVLVTLQLVAFATAFLRRYFGGKLALDVQHDLRQRVFNAVSRLDGGKQDALRTGQVVSRAISDLQLVTGILMQIPLSFGSVIFALLSFVAMLWMSPVLTLIALVVTPAVGIVVTRSRKRLFPATWSAQQRAADVAQQVEETVTGVRVVKGFGQESREVGRLERTARKLFGERLRAAKLSAVPTATTAALPAAGQVAVLGIGGVLALNGSITLGTFLAFATYLATLIGPARMLSGLVVQAQLTRAGAERVYELIDAQPEVVDAAGARPLPAGPLGIELDGVRFGYTRSEPVLDGLSVTAHPGETLALVGTAGSGKSTISLLLPRFYDVHAGAIRVGGLDVRDVPLRQLRQAIGVVFEEAFLFSSSIRDNIAYGRPDASDEEIVAAARAAEADEFIRELPEGYETLVGERGLTLSGGQRQRLGLARALITDPRILVLDDATSAIDTVTEAAIHDTLRSVTASRTTLLIAHRRSTLALADRIAVLDDGHVVDVGTETELMARCPLFRELVAGPGDGVEEKVRREGLDRGPAGVTAALWPRDEGKDEVDHLAEAAQQRRANPNSSGFAGPGGGGLDLPPTPELIEGVRRLPPATDEPRLSDVDVTAPDPRFRLAGLLRPVRWPLAVVIALVAADALASIALPGLYQFGVDHGVRTGVEWVIWLAAGIGAAVIAADWLVVLAQTRLTSRVGETVLYALRVRSYAHLQRLGLDYYERELSGKIMTRMTTDVDALSTFLQTGLATAVVSALTLAGITVALLVTDAGLALYALAMVPVLAVATVIFRRAASKAYNEARERVSLVNADMQENMSGLRVAQAYTREERSAEAFASRSDDYRRSRLRAQRYVATYFPLVALMSDLATTTVLVAGANRVSAGTLSAGVLLGFLLYLQQFFSPIQQLSSVFDGYQQARVGLNRIGDLLRTPTSVPPAEHPLAIPERLRGEVSFKEVDFAYAGTEAKALAQFSLDVAAGETIALVGATGAGKSTAVKLVARFYDATGGTVRIDGTDVREYELAGLRHRMGVVPQEAHLFSGTVADNVRYGRPAATDAEVEAAVRAVGALDGVAALPAGFLQPVGERGRSLSAGQRQLVALARAELVDPDVLLLDEATAALDPSTEAAVLRATEHLARRRTTFVVAHRLATAARADRIVVLDHGRIVETGTHEELLAAESYYARLWSLG, encoded by the coding sequence CCTGCCGAGACCGTCGGCTGGGTCCGCCGGCTGTCCGCCGCGGCGTGGGAGCACCGCGCGACAGTCGTGCTTTCGCTGGTCGCCGCCATGTTGAGCGTCGGCGTCCAGGCCGCCAGCCCGCTGCTGGTGCGCGCGGCGGTGGACGACGCGGTGGCGGGGCAGACCGGCGCGCTGCCCGGGATCGCGGTCGTCCTGGTGACGTTGCAGCTGGTCGCGTTCGCCACCGCGTTCCTGCGCCGGTACTTCGGCGGCAAGCTCGCGCTCGACGTCCAGCACGACCTGCGCCAGCGGGTGTTCAACGCGGTTTCGCGGCTCGACGGCGGCAAGCAGGACGCCCTGCGCACCGGCCAGGTCGTCTCGCGCGCGATCTCGGACCTGCAGCTGGTCACCGGGATCCTGATGCAGATCCCGCTGTCGTTCGGCTCGGTGATCTTCGCGCTGCTGTCGTTCGTGGCGATGCTGTGGATGTCCCCGGTGCTGACGCTGATCGCGCTGGTCGTCACGCCCGCGGTCGGCATCGTCGTGACCCGCAGCCGGAAGCGGCTGTTCCCGGCGACGTGGTCGGCGCAGCAGCGTGCGGCGGACGTCGCGCAGCAGGTGGAGGAGACCGTCACCGGCGTCCGCGTCGTGAAGGGCTTCGGCCAGGAGTCGCGCGAGGTCGGCCGGCTGGAGCGCACGGCGCGCAAGCTGTTCGGGGAGCGCCTTCGCGCGGCGAAGCTGTCCGCGGTGCCGACGGCGACCACGGCCGCGCTGCCCGCCGCCGGCCAGGTCGCGGTGCTCGGCATCGGCGGTGTCCTGGCGCTCAACGGCTCGATCACGCTCGGCACCTTCCTCGCCTTCGCGACCTACCTCGCGACCCTGATCGGCCCGGCCCGGATGCTGTCCGGCCTGGTCGTGCAGGCCCAGCTGACCCGCGCCGGCGCCGAGCGCGTCTACGAGCTGATCGACGCGCAGCCGGAAGTCGTCGACGCCGCCGGCGCGCGCCCGCTGCCGGCGGGCCCGCTCGGCATCGAGCTCGACGGCGTCCGGTTCGGCTACACCCGCAGCGAACCGGTGCTCGACGGCCTTTCGGTGACCGCGCACCCGGGCGAGACGCTCGCGCTGGTCGGCACCGCCGGCTCCGGGAAGTCGACGATCTCGCTGCTGCTGCCCCGCTTCTACGACGTGCACGCGGGCGCGATCCGCGTCGGCGGGCTCGACGTCCGGGACGTGCCGCTGCGGCAGTTGCGCCAGGCGATCGGCGTCGTGTTCGAGGAGGCGTTCCTGTTCTCCTCCTCGATCCGCGACAACATCGCCTACGGCCGGCCCGACGCGAGTGACGAGGAGATCGTCGCGGCGGCGCGCGCGGCGGAGGCCGACGAGTTCATCCGCGAGCTGCCGGAGGGCTACGAAACCCTGGTCGGCGAGCGCGGCCTGACCCTTTCGGGCGGCCAGCGGCAGCGGCTCGGGCTGGCGCGGGCGCTGATCACCGACCCGCGGATCCTGGTCCTCGACGACGCGACGTCGGCCATCGACACCGTCACCGAGGCGGCGATCCACGACACGCTGCGCTCGGTCACGGCGAGCCGCACGACCCTGCTGATCGCGCACCGGCGCTCCACCCTCGCGCTGGCCGACCGGATCGCGGTGCTCGACGACGGCCACGTCGTCGACGTCGGCACCGAAACCGAGCTGATGGCGCGCTGCCCGCTGTTCCGCGAGCTGGTCGCGGGCCCGGGTGACGGCGTCGAGGAGAAGGTGCGCCGCGAGGGCCTCGACCGCGGCCCGGCCGGCGTCACCGCGGCGCTCTGGCCGCGTGACGAGGGCAAGGACGAGGTCGACCACCTGGCCGAGGCCGCGCAGCAGCGCCGCGCCAACCCGAACAGCAGCGGGTTCGCGGGCCCGGGCGGCGGCGGTCTCGACCTGCCGCCGACACCGGAGCTGATCGAAGGCGTCCGCAGGCTGCCGCCGGCCACCGACGAGCCGCGGCTGTCCGATGTGGACGTCACGGCGCCGGACCCGCGGTTCCGGCTGGCCGGGCTGCTGCGGCCGGTCCGCTGGCCGCTCGCGGTGGTGATCGCGCTGGTCGCGGCGGACGCGCTGGCCTCGATCGCACTGCCGGGGCTCTACCAGTTCGGCGTCGACCACGGCGTCCGCACCGGCGTGGAGTGGGTGATCTGGCTCGCCGCCGGGATCGGCGCCGCCGTGATCGCGGCCGACTGGCTGGTGGTGCTCGCGCAGACCCGGCTGACCTCGCGCGTCGGCGAGACCGTGCTGTACGCGCTGCGCGTCCGCAGCTACGCGCACCTGCAGCGGCTCGGGCTCGACTACTACGAGCGGGAGCTGTCCGGGAAGATCATGACCCGGATGACGACGGACGTCGACGCGCTCTCGACGTTCCTGCAGACCGGGCTGGCCACCGCCGTGGTCAGCGCGCTGACGCTGGCCGGGATCACGGTGGCGCTGCTGGTCACCGACGCCGGGCTGGCGTTGTACGCGCTGGCGATGGTGCCGGTGCTGGCCGTCGCGACGGTGATCTTCCGGCGGGCGGCGTCGAAGGCCTACAACGAGGCCCGCGAGCGGGTCAGCCTGGTCAACGCGGACATGCAGGAGAACATGAGCGGCCTGCGCGTCGCCCAGGCCTACACCCGCGAAGAGCGTTCCGCCGAGGCGTTCGCGTCACGCAGTGACGACTACCGCCGCTCGCGGCTGCGGGCGCAGCGGTACGTGGCGACGTACTTCCCGCTGGTCGCGCTGATGTCCGACCTGGCGACGACCACGGTGCTGGTCGCCGGCGCGAACCGCGTGTCGGCCGGGACCCTGTCGGCCGGCGTGCTGCTCGGGTTCCTGCTGTACCTGCAGCAGTTCTTCTCCCCGATCCAGCAGCTGTCCTCGGTGTTCGACGGCTACCAGCAGGCCCGCGTCGGCCTGAACCGGATCGGCGACCTGCTGCGGACGCCGACGTCCGTCCCGCCGGCGGAACACCCGCTGGCGATCCCGGAGCGGCTGCGCGGCGAGGTCAGCTTCAAGGAGGTCGACTTCGCCTACGCGGGCACGGAGGCGAAGGCGCTGGCGCAGTTCTCGCTGGACGTCGCGGCCGGAGAGACGATCGCGCTGGTCGGCGCCACCGGCGCGGGGAAGTCGACGGCGGTGAAGCTGGTCGCGCGTTTCTACGACGCCACGGGCGGCACGGTCCGGATCGACGGCACCGACGTCCGCGAGTACGAGCTCGCCGGCCTGCGGCACCGGATGGGCGTGGTGCCGCAGGAGGCGCACCTGTTCTCCGGCACGGTGGCGGACAACGTCCGGTACGGCCGCCCTGCGGCGACGGACGCCGAGGTCGAGGCCGCGGTCCGCGCGGTGGGCGCGCTCGACGGCGTCGCGGCGCTGCCGGCCGGGTTCCTGCAGCCGGTGGGCGAGCGCGGGCGGTCGCTGTCGGCGGGGCAGCGTCAGCTGGTGGCGCTGGCCCGGGCGGAGCTGGTCGACCCGGACGTCCTGCTGCTCGACGAGGCGACGGCGGCCCTGGACCCGTCCACCGAGGCCGCGGTCCTGCGCGCGACCGAACACCTGGCCCGCCGCCGCACGACGTTCGTCGTCGCCCACCGCCTCGCCACGGCGGCCCGCGCCGACCGCATCGTGGTCCTCGACCACGGCCGGATCGTCGAAACCGGAACCCACGAAGAGCTCCTGGCCGCGGAAAGCTACTACGCCCGCCTCTGGTCCCTCGGCTGA
- a CDS encoding DUF4291 domain-containing protein, translating to MFEQQRAPDRQIRAVQTKTTVRVYQAYSPAIAEPALAEQTFVAPFKRDRMTWIKPSFRWMAYRCGYGTKPGQEVVLAIDITRDGFEWALAHAALSHPGRDQEKEAWEAQVKTSPVRIQWDPERDLNHQAQNFRAIQVGLSGEAVDRYVDEWITAVTDVTPVMHRIHQHLRDYELHKAVKLVPHEPPYELPEDLARAIDADG from the coding sequence ATGTTCGAACAACAGCGGGCGCCCGACCGGCAGATCCGTGCCGTGCAGACCAAGACCACCGTCCGGGTCTACCAGGCCTACTCGCCCGCGATCGCCGAGCCGGCGCTGGCGGAGCAGACGTTCGTCGCGCCGTTCAAGCGGGACCGGATGACGTGGATCAAGCCGTCGTTCCGGTGGATGGCCTACCGGTGCGGCTACGGGACCAAGCCGGGGCAGGAGGTCGTCCTGGCGATCGACATCACCCGCGACGGCTTCGAGTGGGCCCTGGCCCACGCGGCGCTGAGCCACCCCGGCCGTGACCAGGAGAAAGAAGCCTGGGAAGCACAGGTCAAGACCAGTCCCGTCCGGATCCAGTGGGACCCCGAACGTGACCTCAACCACCAGGCGCAGAACTTCCGGGCGATCCAGGTCGGCCTGAGCGGCGAGGCCGTCGACCGCTACGTCGACGAGTGGATCACCGCCGTCACCGACGTCACGCCGGTGATGCACCGGATCCACCAGCACCTGCGGGACTACGAGCTGCACAAGGCCGTGAAACTCGTCCCGCACGAGCCGCCGTACGAGCTCCCCGAAGACCTCGCGCGGGCCATCGACGCCGACGGCTGA
- a CDS encoding multifunctional oxoglutarate decarboxylase/oxoglutarate dehydrogenase thiamine pyrophosphate-binding subunit/dihydrolipoyllysine-residue succinyltransferase subunit: protein MSSSSPASQFGPNEWLVEEMYDQFLADPSSVDAAWHDFFADFKPTQNAQTKADNARQQQAGAKPATNGQATAPSTKAVQNAESAAKQTSTPATTTAPAKPAPKPAANAASASKTAPKAASTSPAKTEVKPQAKDEPESKQLRGAAAAIAKNMDASLSVPTATSVRAVPAKLMADNRIVINNHLKRTRGGKISFTHLIGFAMVRALKDYPNLNRHYQQIDGKPFAITPEHVNFGLAIDMKGKDGSRNLVVASVKNVGDMSFLQFWQAYEDIVKKARNNKLTADDFAGTTISLTNPGGIGTNHSVPRLQAGQGAIIGVGAMQYPAAFEGTSEKTLVDLGISKIMTLTSTYDHRIIQGAESGEFLKRIHQLLLGEDGFYDDVFTSLRLPYEPIRWVADIPEGPVDKTARVIELIDAFRMRGHLMADTDPLNYRQRSHADLDVLSHGLTLWDLDREFPVGGFAGQERMKLRDILGVLRNSYCRTVGIEYTHILDPEERRWIQERVEIPHEKPDPAVQKYVLSKLNAAEAFETFLQTKYVGQKRFSLEGGETAIPLLDTLLDKAAEHELDEVVIGMPHRGRLNVLANIVGKPISQIFQEFEGNLDPGQAHGSGDVKYHLGAEGKYFRMFGDGETKVSLTANPSHLETVDPVLEGIVRAKQDLLDKGGEGYTVLPVLMHGDAAFAGQGVVAETLNLSLLRGYRTGGTVHVIVNNQVGFTTAPEHSRSSQYATDVAKMIGSPIFHVNGDDPEAAHWVAKLAVEYRQAFHKDVVIDLICYRRRGHNEGDDPSMTQPAMYDIIDTKRSVRKGYTESLIGRGDISVEEAEAALRDFSSQLEHVFNEVRELEKHPAKASPSVEEEQQVPAKVTTSISSETLEHIGDAFVNVPEGFTPHPRVKPVMERRHKMSREGDIDWAFGELLAFGSLALEGRLIRLSGQDSRRGTFTQRHSVFIDRKTGQEYSPLQNLADGQGRVMIYDSALSEYAAVGFEYGYSVANSEALVMWEAQFGDFVNGAQTVIDEYISSGEAKWGQRSDVVLLLPHGHEGQGPDHTSGRIERFLALCAEGSMTVAVPSTPANYFHLLRRHALDGIQRPLVVFTPKSMLRNKAATSATGDFTGQSRFMSVIDDVTPDPAKVRKVLLTSGKLYWELVAERTKREADDVAIVRIEQYYPLPKKKLLAALERYTNATQVAWVQEEPENQGGWPFFGLNLPRKFPEVLSGLQVVSRRPMAAPSAGSSKVHEVEQKALISKAFD from the coding sequence GTGTCCAGCAGCAGCCCTGCGTCACAGTTCGGCCCCAACGAGTGGCTGGTCGAAGAGATGTACGACCAGTTCCTCGCTGACCCATCTTCAGTCGATGCCGCGTGGCACGACTTCTTCGCGGACTTCAAGCCGACGCAGAACGCTCAGACCAAGGCGGACAACGCCCGGCAGCAGCAGGCCGGCGCCAAGCCCGCGACCAACGGACAGGCCACGGCGCCGTCGACGAAGGCGGTGCAGAACGCGGAGTCCGCGGCCAAGCAGACGTCGACGCCCGCCACCACCACCGCGCCCGCCAAGCCGGCTCCGAAGCCCGCCGCGAACGCGGCGAGCGCCTCGAAGACCGCGCCCAAGGCCGCGTCGACCAGCCCGGCCAAGACCGAGGTGAAGCCGCAGGCCAAGGACGAACCGGAGTCGAAGCAGCTCCGCGGCGCCGCGGCGGCGATCGCCAAGAACATGGACGCGTCGCTGTCCGTGCCGACCGCGACCAGCGTGCGCGCGGTCCCGGCGAAGCTGATGGCCGACAACCGCATCGTCATCAACAACCACCTCAAGCGCACCCGCGGTGGCAAGATCTCCTTCACGCACCTCATCGGCTTCGCCATGGTGCGGGCGCTGAAGGACTACCCGAACCTGAACCGGCACTACCAGCAGATCGACGGCAAGCCGTTCGCGATCACGCCGGAACACGTCAACTTCGGGCTCGCCATCGACATGAAGGGCAAGGACGGCTCCCGCAACCTCGTCGTGGCCTCGGTCAAGAACGTCGGGGACATGTCGTTCCTGCAGTTCTGGCAGGCCTACGAGGACATCGTCAAGAAGGCCCGCAACAACAAGCTGACCGCGGACGACTTCGCCGGCACCACCATCTCGCTGACCAACCCGGGCGGCATCGGCACCAACCACTCGGTGCCGCGCCTGCAGGCCGGCCAGGGTGCGATCATCGGCGTCGGCGCCATGCAGTACCCGGCGGCGTTCGAGGGCACCAGCGAGAAGACGCTGGTCGACCTCGGCATCAGCAAGATCATGACGCTGACCTCGACCTACGACCACCGCATCATCCAGGGTGCGGAGTCCGGCGAGTTCCTCAAGCGCATCCACCAGCTGCTGCTCGGCGAAGACGGCTTCTACGACGACGTCTTCACCAGCCTGCGCCTGCCGTACGAGCCGATCCGCTGGGTCGCCGACATCCCCGAGGGCCCGGTCGACAAGACCGCCCGCGTGATCGAGCTGATCGACGCGTTCCGGATGCGCGGTCACCTGATGGCCGACACGGACCCGCTGAACTACCGCCAGCGCAGCCACGCCGACCTGGACGTCCTGTCCCACGGCCTGACGCTCTGGGACCTGGACCGCGAGTTCCCGGTCGGCGGCTTCGCCGGCCAGGAGCGGATGAAGCTGCGCGACATCCTCGGTGTGCTGCGCAACTCGTACTGCCGCACCGTCGGCATCGAGTACACGCACATCCTCGACCCCGAGGAGCGCCGCTGGATCCAGGAGCGCGTCGAGATCCCGCACGAGAAGCCGGACCCCGCGGTCCAGAAGTACGTGCTCTCGAAGCTGAACGCCGCCGAGGCGTTCGAGACGTTCCTGCAGACCAAGTACGTCGGCCAGAAGCGGTTCAGCCTCGAAGGCGGCGAGACGGCGATCCCGCTGCTCGACACCCTGCTGGACAAGGCCGCCGAGCACGAGCTCGACGAGGTCGTCATCGGCATGCCGCACCGCGGCCGGCTCAACGTGCTGGCGAACATCGTCGGCAAGCCGATCTCGCAGATCTTCCAGGAGTTCGAGGGCAACCTCGACCCGGGCCAGGCGCACGGCTCCGGTGACGTGAAGTACCACCTCGGCGCCGAGGGCAAGTACTTCCGGATGTTCGGCGACGGCGAGACGAAGGTGTCGCTGACGGCGAACCCGTCGCACCTGGAGACCGTGGACCCGGTGCTCGAGGGCATCGTCCGCGCGAAGCAGGACCTCCTGGACAAGGGCGGCGAGGGCTACACCGTGCTGCCGGTCCTGATGCACGGCGACGCGGCCTTCGCGGGCCAGGGCGTCGTCGCCGAGACGCTGAACCTGTCGCTGCTGCGCGGGTACCGCACCGGCGGCACCGTGCACGTGATCGTCAACAACCAGGTCGGCTTCACCACCGCGCCTGAGCACTCGCGCTCCAGCCAGTACGCCACCGACGTCGCGAAGATGATCGGCTCGCCGATCTTCCACGTGAACGGTGACGACCCGGAGGCCGCGCACTGGGTGGCCAAGCTGGCCGTCGAGTACCGGCAGGCGTTCCACAAGGACGTCGTGATCGACCTGATCTGCTACCGCCGCCGCGGGCACAACGAGGGCGACGACCCCTCGATGACGCAGCCGGCGATGTACGACATCATCGACACGAAGCGCTCGGTCCGGAAGGGCTACACCGAGTCGCTGATCGGCCGCGGCGACATCTCCGTCGAGGAGGCCGAGGCCGCGCTGCGCGACTTCTCGAGCCAGCTGGAGCACGTCTTCAACGAGGTCCGCGAGCTGGAGAAGCACCCGGCGAAGGCGAGCCCCTCGGTCGAGGAGGAGCAGCAGGTCCCGGCGAAGGTGACGACGTCGATCTCGAGCGAGACGCTGGAGCACATCGGCGACGCGTTCGTGAACGTGCCGGAGGGCTTCACGCCGCACCCGCGCGTCAAGCCGGTCATGGAGCGCCGCCACAAGATGTCCCGCGAAGGCGACATCGACTGGGCGTTCGGCGAGCTGCTGGCGTTCGGGTCGCTCGCACTGGAAGGCCGGCTCATCCGGCTGTCCGGCCAGGACTCGCGGCGCGGCACGTTCACCCAGCGGCACTCGGTGTTCATCGACCGCAAGACGGGCCAGGAGTACTCGCCGCTGCAGAACCTGGCCGACGGCCAGGGCCGCGTGATGATCTACGACTCGGCGCTGTCGGAGTACGCGGCCGTCGGCTTCGAGTACGGCTACTCGGTGGCGAACTCCGAGGCGCTCGTGATGTGGGAAGCGCAGTTCGGTGACTTCGTCAACGGCGCGCAGACCGTCATCGACGAGTACATCTCCTCGGGTGAGGCGAAGTGGGGCCAGCGCTCCGACGTCGTGCTGCTGCTGCCGCACGGCCACGAGGGCCAGGGCCCGGACCACACCTCCGGGCGCATCGAGCGCTTCCTGGCGCTGTGCGCCGAAGGCTCGATGACCGTCGCGGTGCCCTCCACCCCGGCGAACTACTTCCACCTGCTGCGCCGGCACGCCCTCGACGGCATCCAGCGCCCGCTGGTCGTCTTCACGCCGAAGTCGATGCTGCGCAACAAGGCCGCGACGTCGGCGACCGGCGACTTCACCGGCCAGTCCCGGTTCATGTCGGTCATCGACGACGTGACGCCGGACCCGGCGAAGGTCCGCAAGGTGCTGCTGACCTCCGGGAAGCTGTACTGGGAGCTGGTGGCGGAGCGGACGAAGCGCGAGGCGGACGACGTCGCGATCGTGCGGATCGAGCAGTACTACCCGCTGCCGAAGAAGAAGCTGCTGGCGGCGCTGGAGCGCTACACCAACGCGACGCAGGTCGCGTGGGTCCAGGAGGAGCCGGAAAACCAGGGTGGGTGGCCGTTCTTCGGCCTGAACCTGCCCCGGAAGTTCCCGGAGGTGCTCTCGGGCCTGCAGGTCGTGTCGCGGCGTCCGATGGCGGCGCCGTCGGCCGGCTCGTCGAAGGTCCACGAGGTGGAGCAGAAGGCGCTGATCTCGAAGGCGTTCGACTGA
- a CDS encoding S8 family serine peptidase, with product MGVVAAVSAVTVLGGTTVATAREGTIAGAGGADAVKDSYIVVLKGGTAQGVTGRHGGTVERTFSAALHGFTAAMSEAQAKRVAADPDVSFVEQNRVVRASADQLNPPSWGLDRVDQRNLPLDQKYSYSTTASNVRAYVIDTGINLTHSTFGGRATSGYDFVDNDSDATDCQGHGTHVAGTIGGAQYGLAKEVKLVGVRVLNCSGSGTTAGVIAGVDWVTANAIKPAVANMSLGGGASSTLDAAVQRSIASGVTYGLAAGNDNGANACNGSPGRVPAGITVGATTSTDARASYSNIGTCLDIFAPGSGITSSWIGSTTATNTISGTSMATPHVVGAAALYLAANPGATPQQVRDALVANGTTGKVTSPGTGSPNVLLYTGTGTTPPPTCGTVTNGTDVAIPDRGAAVTSSVSVSGCARNASATSAVEVHIAHTYAGDLVIDLVAPDGSAYRLKNSSGDSSDNINTTYSANVSGEAANGTWTLRVQDVASADTGRIDTWSLTV from the coding sequence ATCGGTGTGGTGGCAGCGGTCTCGGCGGTGACCGTCCTGGGCGGTACCACCGTCGCGACCGCGCGGGAAGGCACGATCGCCGGCGCCGGCGGCGCCGACGCCGTCAAGGACAGCTACATCGTCGTGCTCAAGGGTGGCACGGCCCAGGGCGTCACCGGCCGGCACGGCGGCACCGTCGAGCGGACGTTCTCGGCGGCCCTGCACGGCTTCACCGCCGCGATGTCCGAGGCGCAGGCCAAGCGCGTCGCGGCCGATCCCGATGTGTCCTTTGTGGAGCAGAACCGGGTCGTGCGGGCGAGTGCCGACCAGCTGAACCCGCCGTCGTGGGGCCTGGACCGGGTCGACCAGCGGAACCTGCCGCTGGACCAGAAGTACAGCTACAGCACCACGGCATCGAACGTGCGCGCGTACGTCATCGACACCGGCATCAACCTGACGCACAGCACCTTCGGCGGGCGCGCGACGTCGGGCTACGACTTCGTCGACAACGACAGCGACGCCACCGACTGCCAGGGGCACGGCACGCACGTCGCCGGCACCATTGGCGGCGCGCAGTACGGCCTGGCCAAGGAGGTCAAGCTGGTCGGCGTCCGGGTGCTGAACTGCAGCGGCTCCGGCACGACGGCGGGCGTGATCGCCGGCGTCGACTGGGTGACGGCGAACGCGATCAAGCCCGCGGTGGCCAACATGAGCCTCGGCGGTGGCGCGTCGAGCACGCTGGACGCCGCCGTCCAGCGCTCGATCGCGTCGGGCGTCACCTACGGCCTCGCGGCGGGCAACGACAACGGCGCCAACGCGTGCAACGGCTCCCCGGGCCGCGTCCCGGCGGGCATCACGGTCGGCGCGACGACGTCCACGGACGCTCGCGCGAGCTACTCCAACATCGGCACCTGCCTCGACATCTTCGCGCCGGGCAGCGGCATCACGTCGTCGTGGATCGGCAGCACCACCGCCACCAACACGATCAGCGGGACGTCGATGGCGACCCCGCACGTCGTCGGCGCGGCGGCGCTCTACCTGGCCGCCAACCCGGGCGCGACGCCGCAGCAGGTCCGCGACGCGCTCGTCGCGAACGGCACCACCGGAAAGGTGACCAGCCCGGGCACGGGCTCGCCGAACGTCCTGCTCTACACGGGCACCGGCACCACCCCGCCGCCGACCTGCGGCACCGTCACCAACGGCACCGACGTCGCCATCCCCGACCGCGGCGCCGCGGTGACGAGCAGCGTGAGCGTCTCGGGCTGCGCGCGCAACGCGTCGGCGACGTCGGCGGTGGAGGTCCACATCGCCCACACCTACGCCGGCGACCTGGTGATCGACCTGGTCGCGCCGGATGGTTCCGCGTACCGCCTGAAGAACTCGAGCGGTGACTCGTCCGACAACATCAACACGACCTACAGCGCGAACGTCTCCGGCGAAGCCGCGAACGGCACCTGGACGCTGCGCGTCCAGGACGTCGCGTCGGCCGACACCGGGCGCATCGACACCTGGTCGCTGACCGTCTGA
- a CDS encoding GNAT family N-acetyltransferase has product MLIRRETPGDQAAVHSVHAEAFRREPGVTPVEAPLVDDLRADGDLIGALSFVAVRDGEVVGHVCCSPARLGDDTGVSVGLGPLGVRPAHHRDGVGSALVHTVLGAADALGYGLVVLLGDPGYYSRFGFVLAATLGVTPPEPGWAEHFQARPLAAYQATHQGAFTYAPAFSRI; this is encoded by the coding sequence ATGCTCATCCGCCGCGAGACACCCGGTGACCAGGCCGCCGTCCACTCGGTGCACGCCGAAGCCTTCCGCCGCGAACCGGGCGTGACTCCCGTCGAAGCCCCGCTCGTCGACGACCTGCGGGCCGACGGGGACCTGATCGGCGCGTTGTCGTTCGTCGCGGTCCGCGACGGCGAGGTCGTCGGGCACGTCTGCTGCAGCCCGGCGCGGCTCGGCGACGACACCGGCGTCTCGGTCGGCCTCGGCCCGCTCGGCGTGCGGCCCGCGCACCACCGCGACGGCGTCGGTTCGGCGCTGGTGCACACGGTGCTCGGCGCGGCGGACGCCCTGGGCTACGGCCTCGTCGTGCTGCTCGGCGACCCCGGCTACTACTCGCGCTTCGGCTTCGTCCTCGCGGCGACGCTCGGCGTCACGCCGCCGGAACCGGGCTGGGCCGAGCACTTCCAGGCCCGCCCGCTCGCGGCGTACCAAGCCACGCACCAGGGCGCGTTCACCTACGCGCCGGCCTTTTCCCGCATCTGA